The genome window tgtgctgtggtcaatggtgtcgaatgcagcactaaggtctagcagcaccaataacgagatacaacctcggtcagacgccaatagcagatcatttgtaactctgatcaaagcagtctctgtactgtgacatgctctaaatccagactggaatttttcATTgctgtcattcctttggaggaaggagcttAATTGAGtcgaaactactttttccagaactttagatatgaaaggtagattcgatataggcctgtacaGGGGCGTAGCTagaactttttttttagaggtggccatttaagacccagtgatttcattagggtgaccaaaaaatccttacagaccgaaattctttaacttctactgtaatttacaccaattcttcattacacatagtttcctgttcaaaaacatacacaaagaacgtaaagtaaacaatttatttgcaatgctttcatgtgctaacattattttaaagtaatttgctagctatcatttgcagtaaggtAGCAttgtttatagaaaataaacattgcagtaccccaacttaaacttttgtgaaaatgtaattaattaatgaaatccagttaaacaagactgattttactgacctgatccttctgtttgcgatgaacttccatggtacacagacagtacactgtcacgaaggggttagcagctgttcagctatagcggtCAGACTgcttgcgtcagtgcgtcagcgtatgacatcatattaacgcgagagtaatgttctcgcgttactttcagtgcatacgctaaatgatctggcAGCACttcgtaaactccgacacacatcttaaaaatgcttcgcacaacagaggtggccagataggtgggcatccatcattcaggggtagccgtggccacccatggccaccatgtagctacgcccctgggcctgtagttccctagttctctcgtgtcgagttggggttttttgacaaggggccttataacagccaccttatatgctttaggcacatgtcctaatgtcagagatgagttaataatactaagaagaggatctataatttctgggagcatctctttcagtagatttgtaggtatagggtctagcatgcatgttgttgatttagatgatctaatgattttagacagttcatcgtgatctacggtagaaaataattgcaatttctccttaggggcgctgtagttagtttgttcagcgaggttcacttctggttgcattgttataaatttttctctaatacaactataaatctaaaaataaaagttaatttaaaatatgaataaaactttattattaCCATAATAACTATGCCACGGTCTATAGCATACAACctaatttttgttttatctcattttaattcagaatttTGATTCAGCAgttcaaaaaaaaaactgaatctatgttttcaaaaaagtaacTTTAATATTACTGTGAATATTTATAacataaaagctttatttgttCTTTATCATATGAAAGCATCTTACCCAGTCACGTCTTATCGTTGTCCCATCTCTTTTTTTGTTCCGTGAATGCAGTATTTTCAGGTTCTGTACACATCTGTAGTGTAAGCTGTGCTGTTAAATGTCATAATAGTTAAATGCgcatgtgcacgtgtgtgtaaaGTGTAGGTCGCGGGATTATGGGCTGGTTGGACCTGTGGAAAGCGGggttaattaaaaatgtttcccACCGCAGGCCGGGTAACGGATTGTTCCAGAAAGGGTCATTTATAATGTTctgcagctgtgtgtgtgtgcacgtgtacTGAGACACTCTTAATGGGAAGACTAATCCCCCCACAGTCGAAAAGTGACAGaccaattacacacacacacacaccgttaCCCCACCTCACTCTCTACCCGACCCACACCTCATTCTGTCCGTCTCACAGACACTTCTAGACATcacctgcctgtctgtctctgtgtgtgtgtgtgattcggTTTGCATGCATGATGTGAATGAGgtctgtgtgcatgcatgtgtgttgtgCGATTGAATTTGGGAaggtaatttatttaaattgagtCTGACATTAGCAGGGTCAGCATTTCACTGCGAAACTGAAATAAATCACCTTATCTTTCATTATTTTACTGAAATTGGGTTTGCGTTCGTGTTTTGGTTATGTGGAgtgggtgtgtgtgagagagagagctgttggatattcatttttttattgatgcATTAGTTGCTGATGTGTGAGTTTTAAGATGTAATTGGTTCGgcctttttaatgttttaattttatcaCCATGTTCATGTCATAAATTTGATAGCTCAATTACCGAATATTGATTTGCAcgcagaaatgtgtgtgtgtgtgtgtgtgtgtttgagtgtgtgtttttaagagagTGTGTATATGTGTAAATCCAGATTTTTATAGTTCAGAAATTGCTCTTTCATAGTTCAAGTGGTTTAATGAAGTTCTCAGTTGTTGAAGTGTCGGTGTCAGGTCAGAGCACAACTGtgatcatttcaaacatgttgGAGTGCTTTACCACACTGAAATTCTATAGGAGACACATGTGAGATTACTGGGCCATTCtgtgaatatgtgtgtgtgtgtgtactggtttagctatatttgtgagggccaaatggtcctcactaaataaaaaggctcataattggctcaaatagtgtttttctttaaatgtaatagagggcacatgtttgtgtgattattaggttaagggttagggataggggatagaatatatcataagtagggctgtgtattggcaagtgcctcccgatacaatacatatcacgatagatgggtcacgaatcacgatacaatatattgctatgtatttcgatacgatacacatttgcgatatattgcaatactttaaatagaaaatgtaaaaagtagagcttgaaatacaacatgctgtgcaccaccgggggttttctgtaaggataagtgtaaaaacatcccttacctctgcagagtggccatgatgtgtgatgcatggacctttagatcagaggtttgggttcccaaactgtggattgcacccctcaagtgggtagcacaggggaataaggtggctcacgcaagtcacttggcttttgtggtgcattacagttaaaacactgaacatgggcagtataaaacctctggttcatccgtgctgtaaatgtgctggtgtcacatccgtgaaagcacaataaatgtcattgttacttttcttaataaactttttgtctaatgcactgcagtagccaagtgacttgtgtcatgacttgcaaagcctacaaacagcattattttatataactcattactccatgacttattttgaaaaccaaagcacacccacacatcagctctgagagctccaagccttctcatatttttcgccatgctcgcttccacttacttttggccgtatgtacagtatatgacatgattttaaaaaaaattatcgatacactattgaaaaaaaaattattgcgatagttaaatgtatcgatatttttgcacagccctaatcataagcctgatataaaatcaatggaagtctatgtaatGTCCTCACTAGTATACTCAAACAAACATGTGTGCGTTCGTGCGTGTGTTTCATTTTTGCAGTGattaggtgtgtgtgttttagatgTGCAGTGATGttaatctcattttgtgttttggtgtgtgtttcAGATGTGGCGTGTTATGACTGGGGTGTTTGTTCGGTGCGTGTGTATGACGGCGAGGTGGCGCCGCTCTACTGTCCTCTCTTCTCTTATCCAACGCTCTACAGCTACAGTCAGACTCAGAACAGCAGTCTCTCTCTACTGTggtacagacacaaaaacacagacgaTCTGGAACAACCCATCAACCTGAAGCTACACACACTGCACAAAGACAGAGAATACCTCTGGATCCAACCGGCCACAGCGGAGGACGCTGGACTGTACATCTGTATGCTacggtaaacacacacacaaacacttgcaGATTCACACAGTAGAGAAAGATGCATATTTTCAAAGTTGACTGGTTGGTGGTTTAGCTGAATCGACAGCAGCGAAATTGAGCCTCAAACCAAACCTGTACGagtttcattcttctgcagaacacaaagaagatattttgaagaacgttgataagcaaacaacattgaatcccattgacttccactatatgaacacaaaaccactgagacatttctcagaatatctgcttttgtgtttcaccGAAGAGTCGGATACAGGTTTTGAgccacatgagagtgaataaattgCTTAAATGTGCTACACGTGTATGTAACACAGAGCTTGTAGTATATCTTAAATATCACTTCCTTAATTGTTACAAATGTTAATCAATAAATATGACATGTTAATCATATTACAGTACAATCATCATGTGTGTAGGAATATCAATTGAACACGGAGTGTTTGCAGAAGACGGGATGCAAaatctttatgtgtgtgttgtaggaACATTTCGACGTGTGTGAAGATCGGTGTGCAGCTGGAGGTCATTCAGCGGGACGGAGACTGTGACATCGGAGCTCGGCCTCATTTAAACCTGTCTGTACCAATCCAGAGCAATCGAACCCTCAGCTGTCCCGACCTGCACACGCTCACACTGCCAAACAGCACATACTCCGTCACCTGGTACCACGTGAgtccctctgtgtgtgtttatgtcctTCATCTATTGaattttttctacatttaagtgcatctttattaaaaatgacgcACAAAGAATCAGCCATTATTGAGTtgctgtttattattttatctttCAACAaccaattctctctctctccctctctgtagATGTGCAGCAATGTTGTGTTTACATCTCTATCATCAGTCGAGTTGAAGGGAGATGATGTTGTAATCCACATGATGATGGAGACTTTTGCGGGTCTCTACACATGTGTGGTTTCATATCAGATGAACGGACGCAAGCTCAATTTCACACGCACAATAAACATCAAAGCTGTAGGTAAGAGACTAGCCGTCTCGTCTTATGTCTTCATTCTGTTCATCTGAATGAATGGatgtttacttaatttttttataacatcctatcatctctctctttcgcgcgcgcacacatgcgccttctgtctctttctctcgatttagtttagtttttaatttAAGTGTTCTTTTTATAAGCATAACAAAAACTATACTATTTGTATttccaaagcatttgcagctaAGCGGTGTAGTATAAAGTACAATAAGAGTAAAAACACTGAATGCTTACAAAGCAAAATGTCAGTAGTGCAGAATGAAACATTCAATAATAAAAACCATACAATACACAAGAAGTAAATAATGTACTcaaattgtgtcattttgttctCCTAACAGGATAgacagtttattgttttcaaaatgtctttcttttgtAGTTCCCAACGGTGGCAGTAAAGTTCCTGTGATTCTAAACCCTGCAAAAGATCAGATTTACTCTGTGACTGTGGGTGAGTGCCGCTGTTTTTCGCTCTTTCACACAAGCTGTTGTTTGACACTCGGCTGACTAACATGTCGATGCGTTGATGTATCAGGGAAAAGAGCGACACTGTTCTGTCAGACGTATCTGCCGTACCTGGAGCTAGAAAAACAGGAAGTTTGGTGGACCATTGATGGTAAAACCGTGGAGCAACTCGGCGACCCACGATTCAGCTCACCTGAGGCCACGTATGCCGGGCACAATCACACATTTGTGcttttctgtgtctgtgtgttctactgatgtgtgtgtgtgtgtgtgtgtgtaggctcGTGTCAGAATATCACGGGGATGAAACCAAAGAGCGGCTCCTGTTCGTGGATGATTTCTCCTCTGATGACCTGCTGAGGGAGTTGAACTGCTCGGCTAGAAACAGTAAAGGCTTCAACAGCAGCAGAGCTGAACTCAAGTTAGAAGGTAAATACACACAGCACTACATattgatctttttttttatttaagtgcatttatatagcgctttttttaCAACGTTGCATTGTTTTACACCAGCTTtacatgaacaaaaacacagaagacaggaaaattattaaatgtacatacatagaAAGAAGAATAAAATACATAGTATTATGTGAAACATGTAGTGAgggaatacagtatataatgatTTTAGTCTTCAGATAAGGTTTTACTATGTGAAAATTGattgaaaataaatctgaacTAGCAAAATGTCATGCTGATGCTTATTATAAATCGaaacattttatgttgttattTCATCTTAATAGTTTGTTATAtttgaaggaacagttcacccaaaaatgacaattctgtcttcatttattttccCCTTAagtcgttccaaatctgtaaacatttctttgttctgtttggttacaagcattcctccaaatagctttctctgtgctcatcagaacaaagaaatgtttaaagatttgcaacaactcgagggtgagtaaatgatgacagaattttcatttttgactgaactgtccctttaaggctgtacgatattgaagaaaaatgcaATATGCAAAACTTGTGTAAAGTGATTTACGTGATGCGCTACAATAATGCTTTAAGCTGGTGAAATCAATTTGacctatattaaaatatatttaaaactgaAAGCTTTATAAGCATTTTATATGTTTTCACAGTCTAACATTCACATGTCAGTATCCGGCTTCCACCTAAAACATATCTTTTTGAATTATTATAATCATTCAGTTACTGTGATATGCATATTTTCAATATCTCAATAACTATTCTTATTGCtttgtattgtttattaataagTTACCAGACATTTCTGTAGACTAACCCAAACCCCGAAtaacaacaaaatgtttattttatttataatcaaTGATTTATTTGTGGACTAGCCTGAAAGGATTTGTCCGATTTTCTCTCGTTTATTTCACcgtgtgtgtctgtttataCAGCGTATGTGCCCACAATAGAGTTAGGCTGTGGGTTGGGTGTGACTCTTGCTCTCATGTTGATGATGTTTGTCATCTATCACGTCTTCTGGCTGGAGCTTCTGTTGCTCTATCGCTCCTGGTTCGGCTCTGATGAGAGATACACAGGtgagaacacacacataaatccaCACTTTTATCCTTATGGTCTTTTATGATCCGAGATGAAACGCATCTCTCATCTTTGCAGACGACAAGCAGTACGACGTGTACATCTCATATGCACGAAACAGCGAAGAAGAGGAGTTTGTGCTGTCGACGCTGCGTCGGGTTCTAGAGACCGAGTTCGGTTACTCCGTGTGCGTTTTCGATCGAGACAGTCTCCCTGGAGGAAGTGAGTTTTGCATGTGTGCGTTTGCATGTCTGAGCGCGTGTGACTGTATTaatgtgtatctgtgtgtgtagcTATAACAGACGATACGCTGAGGTTTGTGGGTCTGAGTCGCAGACTGGTGGTTGTTGTGAGTCCGTGCAGCGCCGTGCGCGGGACTCAGGCCCTGTTAGAGCTGCAGGCCGGTCTGACCAGCATGATGCAGGGCGGCAGTCTCAGGGTGGTTCTGATCCAGTTCAAACCGGTCCGGAGGCAGAGCTGGGTCAAAGAGCTCCGTCAGGCCCGTCTGGCGCTGACGCTCATACGATGGAAGGGAGAGAAATCGGCTCCCGTTTCCTCACGATTCTGGAAACAACTACAGCTGGAGCTGCCTATGAGacgacacacacaacacacagcgCTGACaaagaacacagacacacaactcACAGACAAGAACTCAAACATAGCCAACACGCACACGGAAAACACATACACCGGAAAACAGAAACTGATAGATTCTTGCTCTACGTGCGCTGTGTAGTACACAATTGCCTTCATAAAGTAACATTATTTAAGACGCAGTGTTTATATAAATTTAAGTAAAATGGTTAAAGGCTTACGTTACCGTATGTTGCTATGCAACAAAAATATCCATCAGCTATTGATGCTGTGCAGAGATGCAATAGTAGTTTGGTGAGATTATATTCATCATAAACTACAGCTATCATCCAATCAGCATCCAGGACCAGCGCTATCCGTTTAAAAAACACAGTATTGTGGAATGTTGCTTTTAAATATCATGTGGAATTTTATATCTTTTGGGACAGATCGTCATGCCATTCATTCATGATTCATCTTCATATTTTATctttgcatgtttgttttgaattgatgttgttgttttgaatgacCATGTCATGTCCAGTATGCTCTGTGATCATATTtacatgataaataaatgttttaattttatagaATCATGCTTCATTCATTTCATCATCAGAAACCACATAACATCTAAACACGTGTTTACAAGATGAAGTCACATCAAGTTTAGAAGCTTGAAAAACTTGATTAAGTTGAGCCTTGAATATTTTAAGTGCAATCTTTCATAATATATAATCTACGCAAAGACTAAACCATGGATCTTTGATAttgtatacataatatatatattcagaAATGGCAAACGCGTGGAAATATACCCATGCAAAAAGAATGTGCGTGACAATCACACACTATTCCATTTCAGATTTCTTCCTTCAGTAAGTCAAAcatatacatgtaaatgtgcatgtatgtggttaaagggacagttcacccaaaaatttaaattctgtcatcatttactcaccctcgagttggtccaaatcaaataatgaatgtctttgttctgatgaacacggagaaagatgcTTGAAAGAaggcttttaaccaaacagttccaaaaaggccaccattgactaccataggagaaatgacaatggttgtcgaaagtgccccagaactgtttgctttcctacattcttcaaaatatctttttttttcatcagaacaaagaaatttataaagcacattttcctactatggtagtcaatggtggccaagaactgtttggttacaagcattcttccaagtatacttccctgtgttcatcagaacaaagacatttatacagattgggtgagtaaatgatgtcacaattttcctttttgagtgaactgtccatttaagtttattaaaggggtcatattgcacggctaaaacgaatattattgtttgttttagatgtaacgcaatgtgtatacaccatttaaagtttaaaaaacgttgtattttccacataccgtgcatgtttgtatcttctctttgccccgcctctctgattttttacaaagctcatggctctgaaaagcgaggtgtgctatgattggccagttaaccagtgcgtagtgattggtcaaatactgcaagcatttcacggaaatg of Triplophysa rosa linkage group LG14, Trosa_1v2, whole genome shotgun sequence contains these proteins:
- the LOC130564586 gene encoding interleukin-1 receptor accessory protein isoform X1, producing MIWLVFTFLCLCILRMGGYSLSDTQAALQSDVACYDWGVCSVRVYDGEVAPLYCPLFSYPTLYSYSQTQNSSLSLLWYRHKNTDDLEQPINLKLHTLHKDREYLWIQPATAEDAGLYICMLRNISTCVKIGVQLEVIQRDGDCDIGARPHLNLSVPIQSNRTLSCPDLHTLTLPNSTYSVTWYHMCSNVVFTSLSSVELKGDDVVIHMMMETFAGLYTCVVSYQMNGRKLNFTRTINIKAVVPNGGSKVPVILNPAKDQIYSVTVGKRATLFCQTYLPYLELEKQEVWWTIDGKTVEQLGDPRFSSPEATLVSEYHGDETKERLLFVDDFSSDDLLRELNCSARNSKGFNSSRAELKLEAYVPTIELGCGLGVTLALMLMMFVIYHVFWLELLLLYRSWFGSDERYTDDKQYDVYISYARNSEEEEFVLSTLRRVLETEFGYSVCVFDRDSLPGGNLMESVLRCMQASRRLLVVLSSDCLCEKSVSLLECRLCLYLHHTSRTPLVTVRRHALRTACSEIAELRSVSTCVRWHGARSERPNSRFWKLLRLALPLRPLALGKRLIDSTSSHSDLASVATRHPQQQVSLRHSRRSKAVEDSRGHGGRVGLRHLGVRQARSGRGCEQNGRGCAICVSFQESRRIWGGVIAPQWNTHLHQPVTNGTIAHTHNTGTETGNNPCSDLCPCQPINNHSNELQTTHC
- the LOC130564586 gene encoding interleukin-1 receptor accessory protein isoform X2: MIWLVFTFLCLCILRMGGYSLSDTQAALQSDVACYDWGVCSVRVYDGEVAPLYCPLFSYPTLYSYSQTQNSSLSLLWYRHKNTDDLEQPINLKLHTLHKDREYLWIQPATAEDAGLYICMLRNISTCVKIGVQLEVIQRDGDCDIGARPHLNLSVPIQSNRTLSCPDLHTLTLPNSTYSVTWYHMCSNVVFTSLSSVELKGDDVVIHMMMETFAGLYTCVVSYQMNGRKLNFTRTINIKAVVPNGGSKVPVILNPAKDQIYSVTVGKRATLFCQTYLPYLELEKQEVWWTIDGKTVEQLGDPRFSSPEATLVSEYHGDETKERLLFVDDFSSDDLLRELNCSARNSKGFNSSRAELKLEAYVPTIELGCGLGVTLALMLMMFVIYHVFWLELLLLYRSWFGSDERYTDDKQYDVYISYARNSEEEEFVLSTLRRVLETEFGYSVCVFDRDSLPGGTITDDTLRFVGLSRRLVVVVSPCSAVRGTQALLELQAGLTSMMQGGSLRVVLIQFKPVRRQSWVKELRQARLALTLIRWKGEKSAPVSSRFWKQLQLELPMRRHTQHTALTKNTDTQLTDKNSNIANTHTENTYTGKQKLIDSCSTCAV